A segment of the Pseudomonas versuta genome:
CAAACCAGCGCAGCACCGATGTCCTGATGCTGTGTCGAGGCTGGCCTTTACCGGGGCATCCGGGTTTGCAATGGGGCATGACCTCCACCCACCGGCTGACCAGGCGCTGGCAGCAACAGCGCCCGGACGTGGTCTATATCGCAACTGAAGGACCTCTGGGCCTGTGCGCCCTGCGCGTTGCCCGACGTTTGGGGATCCCGGTGGTCAGTGGCTTTCACACCAATTTCCAGCAGTACTTCAATCAATATGGCCTGAGCCTGTTCACTCGCGCCATGACCCGCTATTTGCGCTGGTTTCATAACCGCTCCAACCTGACTCTGGTGCCCAGTGCCAGCCAGCGCCTGGAGCTCACGCGCAGGCATTTTGAACGTCTGGAGTTACTCGCCCGCGGCGTCGACAGCCAGTTGTTCAACCCGTCAAAACGGCAAACGTCCTTGCGCCAGAGCTGGGGCCTGAGAGAAAACGATATTGCGCTGTTGCATGTCGGTCGGCTGGCCCCGGAAAAAAATCTGGGTGCACTCAAACACTGCCTTGATGCGTTGCAGGCACGCTACCCGGCACGGCGCTTCAAGTTGATTGTGGTGGGTGACGGTCAAAAGCGTGCGGCACTCGAGGCGTCGTTGCCCGAGGCAGTGTTTTGCGGCGTTCAGTGCGCAGAGGCCCTGGCCAGCCACTACGCCAGCGGGGATGTATTTTTATTTCCGAGCCTGTCAGAGACCTTTGGCAACGTGGTGCTTGAAGCCCTGGCTTCGGGACTGGGCGTGGTGGCCTATGACGAGGCCGCTGCCGGCCAGCATATTCGCCATGGCTACAACGGTGTGCTGGCCATGCCCGGAG
Coding sequences within it:
- a CDS encoding glycosyltransferase family 4 protein, giving the protein MTTALHIALITETFPPEINGVANTLGHLSEGLRARNHRVEVVRPRQTDDANQRSTDVLMLCRGWPLPGHPGLQWGMTSTHRLTRRWQQQRPDVVYIATEGPLGLCALRVARRLGIPVVSGFHTNFQQYFNQYGLSLFTRAMTRYLRWFHNRSNLTLVPSASQRLELTRRHFERLELLARGVDSQLFNPSKRQTSLRQSWGLRENDIALLHVGRLAPEKNLGALKHCLDALQARYPARRFKLIVVGDGQKRAALEASLPEAVFCGVQCAEALASHYASGDVFLFPSLSETFGNVVLEALASGLGVVAYDEAAAGQHIRHGYNGVLAMPGDEYAWIEAACWLLEAPETLRTIRLNARCHASRQRWAAIVEQFEGQLLRAFHGCAGSVEVPG